The Temnothorax longispinosus isolate EJ_2023e chromosome 7, Tlon_JGU_v1, whole genome shotgun sequence genome contains a region encoding:
- the No66 gene encoding ribosomal oxygenase 1 isoform X1 has translation MESVSAFSVYAGKRKNTEQLVSGKKKKRNLQKVSNKKSRKQKDVKQTDNANQQMQRKDKKIKSTRKLNDVNEAKSNKINNIRNTHRKLKLKAIKERKKKNKKNKNSVKREAIQTDKILTRDIEIGNSDNDSSDTNCTSPLGNASNEINEKYDDDQNPNELKATKEQRKKSRKNSVKREATQMINKILTKDVEMGNGESDLNDTNCTSPLNNEINEEDDDDHNPIEFSRHLFQWLLQPINIETFFKKNWEKTPLYVKRDMPNFYKHLVSTPLLDQVLRKNHILFTKNIDITSYSDGVRETHNPPGRALPSVVWDYYQNKCSIRMLNPQTFIPAIHAMNATLQEFFGCFVGANLYLTPPNSQGFAPHYDDVEAFIFQIEGQKRWRLYKPLNENEFLPRYSSKNFDQSEIGEPILDTIVKAGDLLYLPRGTIHQGMTLEDTHSLHITLSVYQKNSWVDLLEKALPQALQRAAENDSRFREGLPLNYLKYVGTGCNTNDRKDVFKNNIKNLIGLLLEHIDVDNAADLMAKDHIHDFLPPFLMKKERKCTVAEDGEIMTNDGVVKNCAEILPETRIRLLRLHCMRLIKEDTYRIYYSTENSKEYHEYEPQFLEVDEKYVPGIKKMIITYPNFISVKELPIEDDEEKIQIVKDLWEKGLILTEEPLC, from the exons ATGGAGTCAGTGTCAGCCTTCTCGGTATATGCAGGAAAACGTAAGAACACGGAACAGTTGGTGagcggaaagaaaaagaaacggaaCTTGCAGAAAGTTTCCAATAAAAAGAGCAGAAAACAGAAAGATGTTAAACAAACGGACAACGCGAACCAACAGATGCAACGTAAAG ataaaaagataaaatccaCAAGAAAATTGAATGATGTCAATGAAGCAAAATCAAACAAGATAAATAACATCCGAAATACGcatagaaaattgaaattaaaagcaataaaggaacggaaaaagaaaaataaaaagaacaagAATTCTGTCAAAAGAGAAGCTATTCAGACTGACAAGATATTGACAAGGGATATTGAAATAGGAAACAGTGACAACGATTCAAGTGATACAAATTGTACAAGTCCTTTAGGTAATGCaagtaatgaaataaatgaaaaatatgacgATGATCAAAATCCTAATGAATTAAAAGCAACAAAGgaacagagaaagaaaagtaGGAAGAATTCTGTCAAAAGAGAAGCTACTCAGATGATTAACAAGATATTGACAAAGGATGTTGAAATGGGAAACGGTGAGAGCGATTTAAATGATACAAATTGTACGAGTCCTTTAAACAATGAGATAAATGAAGAAGATGATGATGATCACAATCCTATTGAATTCAGTCGACATTTATTCCAGTGGCTGTTGCAGCCTATAAATATAGAAACCTTCTTCAA aaaaaattGGGAAAAGACTCCGTTGTACGTGAAAAGGGATATGCCTAATTTTTATAAGCACCTTGTATCGACGCCTTTATTGGACCAAGTGTTGAGAaagaatcatattttattcaccAAAAATATTGACATAACATCCTATTCTGATGGAGTGAGAGAGACTCACAACCCTCCCGGTCGCGCTTTGCCGAGCGTTGTTTGGGACTATTATCAGAATAAGTGCTCCATAAGGATGTTAAATCCTCAAACATTTATACCCGCGATACACGCGATGAAtg CTACCCTCCAGGAATTCTTCGGCTGCTTCGTTGGCGCCAATTTATATCTCACACCACCTAATAGCCAAGGTTTCGCGCCTCATTACGACGACGTAGAAGCATTTATATTCCAAATCGAGGGTCAAAAGAGGTGGAGGCTGTACAAGCCACTTAATGAGAACGAATTTTTACCGAGGTACTCTTCTAAGAACTTTGATCAGTCGGAGATCGGAGAGCCTATACTGGACACAATTGTCAAAGCTGGGGATTTGTTGTATCTACCGCGGGGAACCATCCACCAAGGAATGACTCTCGAAGATACTCACAGCTTGCACATCACGTTAAGTGTGTATCAAAAAAACAGTTGGGTCGACTTGCTTGAGAAAGCGCTTCCACAGGCTCTGCAGCGAGCTGCCGAAAACGATAGCCGTTTTCGTGAGGGGCTGCCCctgaattatttgaaatacgTCGGCACTGGGTGTAACACGAATGACCGAAAAGATGtttttaagaacaatattaagaatttgATTGGTCTACTGCTCGAACATATTGATGTTGATAACGCGGCCGATTTGATGGCCAAAGATCACATCCACGATTTTCTACCTCCTTTTCTGATGAAGAAGGAACGGAAGTGTACAGTGGCGGAAGACGGTGAGATTATGACCAACGACGGGGTCGTCAAGAACTGCGCGGAAATACTGCCTGAGACAAGGATACGTTTGTTAAGATTGCATTGCATGAG gttaataaaagaagatacaTATAGGATATATTATTCCACCGAAAATTCGAAAGAATATCACGAATATGAGCCGCAGTTTTTGGAAGTTGACGAAAAATATGTTCCCGGAATtaagaaaatgataataacttaCCCTAATTTTATATCTGTGAAGGAACTGCCAATAGAAGATGACGAAGAGAAG atcCAAATAGTGAAGGATCTCTGGGAAAAGGGTTTAATCTTAACGGAGGAGCCTCTGTGTTGA
- the LOC139815851 gene encoding multiple coagulation factor deficiency protein 2 homolog: MGTIFLISFYLGLATGHFRGPHHPKSSVSHHHHAPQNDVKLTQDAELLHDATHLKEDMGSMADQLDFSKMTEQEIEFHYFQIHDVDNNTKLDGLEILHALQHSLHESSAYSDEEDAMQSDQDWIVGLIDKVLEEDDLNNDGYLEYVEYVLGRQRDHVTQEKRNKLRIGT; encoded by the exons ATGGggacaatatttttaatcagcTTTTACCTCGGCCTAGCGACCGGCCACTTTCGTGGACCCCATCATCCAAAGAGCAGCGTGTCCCACCATCATCACGCACCGCAGAACGACGTGAAATTGACGCAGGACGCCGAACTCCTTCACGATGCAAC ACATCTGAAGGAAGATATGGGTTCCATGGCCGATCAACTggatttttcgaaaatgaCTGAACAAGAAATAGAGTTCCATTATTTTCA GATTCACGATGTCGACAATAATACAAAGTTAGACGGATTAGAAATTCTTCACGCTCTTCAACATTCTTTGCACGAGAGTTCAGCATACTCTGACGAGGAAGATGCGATGCAATCGGATCAAGACTGGATCGTAG GGCTAATAGACAAAGTGTTGGAAGAGGATGATTTAAACAACGACGGATATTTGGAATATGTCGAGTATGTATTGGGAAGACAGAGGGATCATGTCACACAAGAAAAACGCAACAAGCTCAGAATCGGAACGTGA
- the No66 gene encoding ribosomal oxygenase 1 isoform X2, with the protein MESVSAFSVYAGKRKNTEQLVSGKKKKRNLQKVSNKKSRKQKDVKQTDNANQQMQHKKIKSTRKLNDVNEAKSNKINNIRNTHRKLKLKAIKERKKKNKKNKNSVKREAIQTDKILTRDIEIGNSDNDSSDTNCTSPLGNASNEINEKYDDDQNPNELKATKEQRKKSRKNSVKREATQMINKILTKDVEMGNGESDLNDTNCTSPLNNEINEEDDDDHNPIEFSRHLFQWLLQPINIETFFKKNWEKTPLYVKRDMPNFYKHLVSTPLLDQVLRKNHILFTKNIDITSYSDGVRETHNPPGRALPSVVWDYYQNKCSIRMLNPQTFIPAIHAMNATLQEFFGCFVGANLYLTPPNSQGFAPHYDDVEAFIFQIEGQKRWRLYKPLNENEFLPRYSSKNFDQSEIGEPILDTIVKAGDLLYLPRGTIHQGMTLEDTHSLHITLSVYQKNSWVDLLEKALPQALQRAAENDSRFREGLPLNYLKYVGTGCNTNDRKDVFKNNIKNLIGLLLEHIDVDNAADLMAKDHIHDFLPPFLMKKERKCTVAEDGEIMTNDGVVKNCAEILPETRIRLLRLHCMRLIKEDTYRIYYSTENSKEYHEYEPQFLEVDEKYVPGIKKMIITYPNFISVKELPIEDDEEKIQIVKDLWEKGLILTEEPLC; encoded by the exons ATGGAGTCAGTGTCAGCCTTCTCGGTATATGCAGGAAAACGTAAGAACACGGAACAGTTGGTGagcggaaagaaaaagaaacggaaCTTGCAGAAAGTTTCCAATAAAAAGAGCAGAAAACAGAAAGATGTTAAACAAACGGACAACGCGAACCAACAGATGCAAC ataaaaagataaaatccaCAAGAAAATTGAATGATGTCAATGAAGCAAAATCAAACAAGATAAATAACATCCGAAATACGcatagaaaattgaaattaaaagcaataaaggaacggaaaaagaaaaataaaaagaacaagAATTCTGTCAAAAGAGAAGCTATTCAGACTGACAAGATATTGACAAGGGATATTGAAATAGGAAACAGTGACAACGATTCAAGTGATACAAATTGTACAAGTCCTTTAGGTAATGCaagtaatgaaataaatgaaaaatatgacgATGATCAAAATCCTAATGAATTAAAAGCAACAAAGgaacagagaaagaaaagtaGGAAGAATTCTGTCAAAAGAGAAGCTACTCAGATGATTAACAAGATATTGACAAAGGATGTTGAAATGGGAAACGGTGAGAGCGATTTAAATGATACAAATTGTACGAGTCCTTTAAACAATGAGATAAATGAAGAAGATGATGATGATCACAATCCTATTGAATTCAGTCGACATTTATTCCAGTGGCTGTTGCAGCCTATAAATATAGAAACCTTCTTCAA aaaaaattGGGAAAAGACTCCGTTGTACGTGAAAAGGGATATGCCTAATTTTTATAAGCACCTTGTATCGACGCCTTTATTGGACCAAGTGTTGAGAaagaatcatattttattcaccAAAAATATTGACATAACATCCTATTCTGATGGAGTGAGAGAGACTCACAACCCTCCCGGTCGCGCTTTGCCGAGCGTTGTTTGGGACTATTATCAGAATAAGTGCTCCATAAGGATGTTAAATCCTCAAACATTTATACCCGCGATACACGCGATGAAtg CTACCCTCCAGGAATTCTTCGGCTGCTTCGTTGGCGCCAATTTATATCTCACACCACCTAATAGCCAAGGTTTCGCGCCTCATTACGACGACGTAGAAGCATTTATATTCCAAATCGAGGGTCAAAAGAGGTGGAGGCTGTACAAGCCACTTAATGAGAACGAATTTTTACCGAGGTACTCTTCTAAGAACTTTGATCAGTCGGAGATCGGAGAGCCTATACTGGACACAATTGTCAAAGCTGGGGATTTGTTGTATCTACCGCGGGGAACCATCCACCAAGGAATGACTCTCGAAGATACTCACAGCTTGCACATCACGTTAAGTGTGTATCAAAAAAACAGTTGGGTCGACTTGCTTGAGAAAGCGCTTCCACAGGCTCTGCAGCGAGCTGCCGAAAACGATAGCCGTTTTCGTGAGGGGCTGCCCctgaattatttgaaatacgTCGGCACTGGGTGTAACACGAATGACCGAAAAGATGtttttaagaacaatattaagaatttgATTGGTCTACTGCTCGAACATATTGATGTTGATAACGCGGCCGATTTGATGGCCAAAGATCACATCCACGATTTTCTACCTCCTTTTCTGATGAAGAAGGAACGGAAGTGTACAGTGGCGGAAGACGGTGAGATTATGACCAACGACGGGGTCGTCAAGAACTGCGCGGAAATACTGCCTGAGACAAGGATACGTTTGTTAAGATTGCATTGCATGAG gttaataaaagaagatacaTATAGGATATATTATTCCACCGAAAATTCGAAAGAATATCACGAATATGAGCCGCAGTTTTTGGAAGTTGACGAAAAATATGTTCCCGGAATtaagaaaatgataataacttaCCCTAATTTTATATCTGTGAAGGAACTGCCAATAGAAGATGACGAAGAGAAG atcCAAATAGTGAAGGATCTCTGGGAAAAGGGTTTAATCTTAACGGAGGAGCCTCTGTGTTGA